A genomic region of Equus caballus isolate H_3958 breed thoroughbred chromosome 1, TB-T2T, whole genome shotgun sequence contains the following coding sequences:
- the CPNE6 gene encoding copine-6 produces MSDPEMGWVPEPPAMTLGASRVELRVSCHGLLDRDTLTKPHPCVLLKLYSDEQWVEVEHTEVLRSCSSPVFSRVLALEYFFEEKQPLQFHVFDAEDGATSPRNDTFLGSTECTLGQIVSQTKVTKPLLLKNGKTAGKSTITIVAEEVSGTNDYVQLTFRAHKLDNKDLFSKSDPFMEIYKTNGEQSDQLVWRTEVVKNNLNPSWEPFRLSLHSLCSCDVHRPLKFLVYDYDSSGKHDFIGEFTSTFQEMQEGTADPGQEMQWDCINPKYRDKKKNYKSSGTVVLARCTVEKVHTFLDYIMGGCQISFTVAIDFTASNGDPRSSQSLHCLSPRQPNHYLQALRAVGGICQDYDSDKRFPAFGFGARIPPNFEVSHDFAINFDPENPECEEISGVIASYRRCLPQIQLYGPTNVAPIINRVAGPAQREQSTGQATKYSVLLVLTDGVVSDMAETRTAIVRASRLPMSIIIVGVGNADFSDMRLLDGDDGTLRCPRGVPAARDIVQFVPFRDFKDAAPSALAKCVLAEVPRQVVEYYASQGISPGAPRPCTPATTPSPSP; encoded by the exons GTGGAGCACACGGAGGTGCTACGCTCCTGCTCCAGCCCCGTCTTCTCTCGGGTGCTGGCCCTCGAGTACTTTTTTGAGGAGAAGCAGCCCCTGCAGTTCCACGTGTTTGACGCTGAGGACGGAGCTACCAGCCCCCGCAATGACACCTTCCTGGGCTCTACGGAATGCACCTTGGGCcag ATTGTGTCACAAACCAAGGTCACTAAGCCATTGCTGCTGAAGAATGGGAAGACAGCGGGCAAGTCCACCATCACG ATCGTGGCCGAGGAGGTATCCGGCACCAACGACTATGTGCAACTCACCTTCAGAGCCCACAAGCTGGACAACAAG GATCTGTTCAGCAAGTCTGACCCTTTCATGGAGATCTATAAGACCAACGGGGAACAGAGTGACCAGCTGGTCTGGAGGACCGAG GTGGTGAAGAACAACCTGAACCCCAGCTGGGAGCCGTTCCGCCTGTCCCTGCACTCCCTATGCAGCTGTGATGTCCACCGGCCTCTCAAG TTCCTGGTGTATGACTACGACTCGAGTGGGAAGCATGACTTCATCGGCGAGTTCACCAGCACCTTCCAGGAGATGCAGGAAGGAACGGCAGACCCTGGGCAGGAG ATGCAGTGGGACTGTATCAACCCCAAGTACCGGGACAAGAAGAAGAATTACAAGAGCTCAGGGACCGTGGTGCTGGCCCGGTGCACG GTGGAGAAGGTGCACACCTTCCTGGATTACATCATGGGAGGCTGCCAGATCAGCTTCACG GTGGCCATTGACTTCACCGCCTCCAATGGGGACCCGAGAAGCAGCCAGTCCCTACACTGCCTCAGCCCCCGCCAGCCCAACCACTACCTGCAGGCCCTGCGTGCAGTGGGAGGCATCTGCCAGGACTACGACAG cgATAAGCGGTTCCCAGCGTTTGGCTTTGGGGCTCGAATCCCCCCCAACTTCGAG GTGTCCCATGACTTTGCTATCAACTTTGACCCAGAAAATCCTGAATGTGAAG AGATCTCAGGGGTCATCGCCTCCTATCGCCGTTGCCTGCCCCAGATCCAGCTCTATGGTCCCACCAACGTGGCCCCCATCATCAACCGAGTAGCTGGGCCAGCCCAGCGGGAGCAGAGCACCGGCCAAGCCACG AAGTACTCGGTGCTGCTGGTGCTCACGGATGGCGTGGTGAGCGACATGGCCGAGACCCGCACCGCCATCGTGCGCGCCTCCCGCCTGCCCATGTCCATCATCATCGTGGGTGTGGGCAATGCCGACTTCTCTGACATGCGACTGCTGGACGGCGACGACGGTACCTTGCGCTGCCCCCGAGGGGTGCCCGCGGCCCGCGACATCGTCCAGTTCGTGCCCTTCCGGGACTTCAAGGAT GCCGCACCCTCTGCGCTAGCTAAGTGCGTCCTGGCGGAAGTGCCGCGGCAGGTGGTGGAGTACTACGCCAGCCAGGGCATCAGCCCGGGGGCTCCCAGGCCCTGCACGCCGGCCACCACCCCCAGCCCTAGCCCGTGA